The Dehalogenimonas sp. 4OHTPN genome window below encodes:
- a CDS encoding peptidylprolyl isomerase, whose translation MMMPEVKRWTTAPSMQIDPNKKYTAAIDTSLGSFKIELLAKESPKTVNNFVFLAGEGFYDGVIFHRIIAPFMIQTGDPTGTGGGGPGYRFNDELPAKHSYDPGIVAMANAGPNTNGSQFFICTGPQARGLNGCPNYTQFGRVTEGMDTVQKIAGVKVSRSPHGEMSMPLDPPVIKGISITEA comes from the coding sequence ATGATGATGCCCGAAGTCAAACGCTGGACCACCGCCCCTTCAATGCAGATCGATCCTAATAAAAAATACACCGCCGCGATCGACACCTCCCTGGGCAGTTTCAAGATCGAACTGCTGGCCAAGGAAAGTCCCAAAACGGTGAACAACTTCGTCTTTCTGGCTGGCGAGGGTTTTTACGACGGCGTTATTTTCCATCGCATCATCGCCCCGTTCATGATCCAGACCGGAGACCCCACCGGCACCGGCGGCGGCGGTCCGGGCTACCGCTTCAATGACGAACTGCCGGCGAAGCATTCCTACGATCCCGGGATAGTAGCCATGGCTAACGCCGGCCCCAATACCAACGGCAGCCAGTTCTTCATCTGCACCGGCCCCCAGGCCCGCGGCTTGAACGGCTGCCCCAACTACACCCAGTTCGGGCGGGTTACCGAAGGTATGGACACGGTTCAGAAGATCGCCGGGGTCAAAGTTAGCCGCTCGCCTCACGGTGAAATGTCCATGCCGCTTGATCCGCCGGTGATCAAAGGAATCTCCATAACCGAGGCCTGA
- a CDS encoding nitroreductase family protein — MPMNETLQLIHNRRSVRAYSPKPVTRSDKDAILAAAFRAPTAGNLMLYSIIEVEDQAIKDRLAVSCDHQPFIARAPYVLLFLADLQRWWDYFIKCQAPQRAEADGLPNRKPQTGDLLLACCDALISAQTAVIAAESLGIGSCYIGNVLEQYETHRETFGLPPYTLPVTMLCFGYPTEAAAKRKLTSRFPRESIVNKDRYRQLDAAALENCFHDMENAFRGTAGAGRYENAGQEIYCRKFAAGFSLELNRSVGKMLENWK; from the coding sequence ATGCCGATGAATGAGACGCTTCAACTCATCCACAACCGCCGCTCAGTGCGCGCCTACAGCCCGAAGCCGGTCACCCGATCCGATAAAGACGCCATTCTGGCCGCGGCTTTCAGAGCGCCCACGGCCGGCAATCTGATGCTGTATTCGATCATCGAAGTGGAGGACCAGGCCATCAAGGACCGCCTGGCGGTCAGCTGCGACCATCAGCCGTTCATCGCCAGGGCGCCGTACGTGCTGTTGTTCCTGGCGGATTTACAGCGATGGTGGGATTACTTCATCAAGTGCCAAGCGCCCCAGCGTGCCGAGGCAGACGGGCTGCCCAACCGCAAGCCGCAAACCGGCGACCTGCTGCTGGCTTGCTGCGACGCGCTGATTTCGGCCCAGACGGCGGTCATCGCCGCCGAATCTTTGGGGATAGGTTCATGCTATATCGGCAACGTACTGGAGCAGTACGAGACGCACCGGGAAACGTTCGGCTTGCCGCCTTACACCCTGCCGGTCACCATGCTGTGCTTCGGCTATCCCACCGAAGCGGCGGCGAAGAGAAAATTGACCAGCCGTTTCCCCCGAGAGTCCATCGTCAACAAAGACAGATATCGCCAGCTGGATGCGGCAGCGTTGGAAAATTGTTTTCATGACATGGAAAACGCGTTCCGCGGCACCGCGGGGGCCGGCAGATACGAAAACGCCGGTCAGGAGATCTACTGCCGCAAGTTTGCCGCCGGATTCTCACTGGAACTAAACCGTTCGGTTGGAAAGATGCTGGAGAACTGGAAATGA
- a CDS encoding YqhA family protein yields the protein MRRLLEFSKYITLVASAAALLASVVAFIWGLVHSVEVLFSFLKTDGADIVPLIELMDIFLIATVLLIFALGIYELFIGELTLPAWLVIKNLHDLKVKLSSVVIMVMGILFLKHLAAWDDPQGTLFFGLGVAVVSGALIAFSYIGDKKD from the coding sequence ATGAGAAGGCTGCTCGAATTCAGCAAGTATATTACTTTGGTCGCTTCCGCGGCCGCCCTGCTCGCCTCGGTGGTGGCCTTCATCTGGGGACTGGTACATTCGGTCGAAGTGCTGTTCAGCTTCCTGAAGACGGACGGCGCCGATATCGTGCCTCTGATCGAACTTATGGATATCTTCCTGATCGCCACCGTGCTGCTGATATTCGCCCTCGGCATTTACGAGTTGTTTATCGGCGAACTGACCCTGCCCGCCTGGCTGGTGATCAAAAACCTGCACGATCTCAAAGTGAAGCTTTCCAGCGTGGTGATCATGGTCATGGGCATCCTTTTCCTGAAGCACCTGGCGGCCTGGGATGATCCCCAGGGAACGTTGTTTTTCGGGCTTGGCGTGGCGGTTGTCTCCGGCGCCCTGATCGCCTTCAGTTATATCGGAGATAAAAAGGACTAA
- a CDS encoding Smr/MutS family protein — MAKLVLDLHEIYNRGAAIETELNRIISEAVKKRIELIEIIPGKGSGALKKHVLKFLTQPGIKQQYHRIEKDDKNFGRIFVHFRF, encoded by the coding sequence ATGGCGAAACTGGTGCTTGACCTGCACGAAATTTATAACCGCGGGGCGGCTATTGAAACGGAGTTGAACCGGATCATCTCCGAAGCGGTAAAAAAGAGGATAGAACTCATCGAGATCATCCCGGGCAAGGGTTCGGGCGCCCTTAAAAAGCATGTTCTCAAGTTTTTAACTCAACCGGGTATAAAGCAGCAGTACCACCGGATTGAGAAGGACGATAAAAATTTCGGACGCATCTTCGTCCACTTCAGGTTTTAG
- a CDS encoding cytochrome c, whose product MRLPNRNTALLLLSALLILTLTAAGCGQTAASVGKTPAPSTSAVLMGAQLYAASCAECHGVNGEGTNKGNPVNRDSEASAGRTQAELTNLIQYHRSRLNLSAEQVTSLATYLKQDLK is encoded by the coding sequence ATGAGGTTGCCGAACCGTAACACCGCTCTTCTTTTATTATCCGCTCTACTGATTTTAACGCTGACCGCCGCTGGCTGCGGGCAGACAGCGGCATCCGTCGGGAAAACCCCAGCGCCTTCAACTTCGGCGGTGCTGATGGGGGCTCAGTTATACGCAGCGTCCTGCGCCGAATGTCACGGAGTCAACGGTGAAGGCACCAATAAGGGCAATCCGGTCAACCGCGACTCCGAAGCCAGCGCCGGCCGCACCCAGGCAGAGCTGACCAACCTCATCCAATATCACCGCTCCAGGCTTAACCTGAGCGCCGAACAGGTAACCTCGCTGGCGACTTACCTGAAGCAGGACCTGAAATAA
- a CDS encoding MoxR family ATPase — MLTRHKAETQASGQPLAKAYESASAIIENVGKVIVGKAEAIRLAVVAILAGGHLLIEDAPGVGKTMLARSLARSLECSFKRLQFTPDMLPGDITGTTVYNQKSGDFEFRPGPVMAQIVLADEINRATPKVQSALLECMEEHQISVDGVTHRMPVPFHVLATQNPVEFEGTFPLPETQLDRFLLRLSLGFPDPAGELTILENQRFRHPIEDLTPVVHAEALIGLQAAVKDIFVDRLVSQYIVALSGATRNHRSLYLGVSPRGSLALYRTAQALALVSGRDYVLPDDVKALAVPVLAHRLVLDSSVSHRTSNRDIVTEIINSLPVPGALSGRN; from the coding sequence ATGCTTACCCGGCATAAGGCAGAAACCCAGGCTTCGGGACAGCCGCTAGCCAAAGCGTATGAGTCCGCTTCGGCGATCATCGAAAACGTCGGCAAGGTCATCGTCGGCAAAGCGGAGGCAATCAGGTTGGCGGTAGTTGCCATTCTGGCCGGCGGGCATTTACTCATCGAAGATGCTCCCGGCGTCGGTAAAACGATGCTGGCCCGGTCACTGGCCAGGTCGCTGGAGTGTTCATTCAAGCGCCTCCAGTTCACCCCTGACATGCTTCCCGGGGATATCACTGGCACGACCGTCTATAACCAAAAAAGCGGAGATTTTGAATTCCGCCCGGGACCGGTAATGGCCCAGATCGTGCTGGCTGACGAGATCAACCGAGCCACGCCTAAAGTTCAGTCAGCCCTGCTGGAATGCATGGAGGAGCACCAGATCTCGGTAGACGGCGTAACTCACCGGATGCCAGTGCCCTTCCACGTGCTGGCTACCCAGAACCCGGTGGAATTTGAAGGCACTTTCCCCTTGCCGGAAACCCAGCTCGACCGCTTCCTGCTTCGCCTGTCTTTGGGTTTCCCCGATCCGGCCGGCGAATTGACGATCTTGGAAAACCAGCGCTTCCGTCATCCTATCGAAGACCTGACGCCGGTGGTCCACGCCGAGGCACTCATCGGCCTTCAGGCGGCGGTCAAGGATATTTTCGTAGACCGCCTGGTCAGCCAGTATATTGTCGCCCTGTCCGGCGCTACCAGAAATCACCGGTCGTTGTATCTGGGAGTTTCGCCCAGGGGTTCGCTGGCCCTCTACCGCACCGCCCAGGCACTGGCGCTGGTCAGCGGCCGGGATTATGTCCTGCCTGACGACGTGAAAGCCCTGGCGGTGCCGGTCCTGGCGCATCGGCTGGTCCTTGACTCGTCCGTATCTCACAGGACCTCCAACCGCGATATAGTCACCGAGATAATTAACAGCCTGCCGGTGCCGGGAGCCCTGTCCGGCCGAAACTGA
- a CDS encoding DUF58 domain-containing protein — protein MGLLVSTLILAGAVAVTGSVLALRLFYVWLLILLAGWLWITLSIRGLKFEMSPLPERAKAGTALLQEVSVSAADKLPRFGLTLQAWTNAFIGPAANIDLPSGRTARWQANYPLPRRGRYALGRIMVTASEPFGLLSRKTIAGNASTVIVHPAAVPMPPFSLLGLAGSGLSTRMPEALSASASSIREYTTGDSLRHVHWKSTAHTGKYMVKTFDADRSRHRAKNYWIILDMAAAVHSGEAAESTAEYAVTLAASLAKKYLDGGYRLGLVTAAPESLVLPASSGQKHLTDILDRLAVIEPNSSIPIGVLIARHQGLFGSDATVVVITPSTFSAMTEGYHQLTSRGATAAFFLIDGTGFGGVSPAGVGRSLIQLGAPVYLLRRAETFPQSLQQAARGTGWHGDSRS, from the coding sequence ATGGGACTTTTGGTCTCTACGCTGATCCTGGCGGGGGCGGTAGCGGTTACCGGCTCCGTGCTGGCGCTGCGCTTGTTCTACGTCTGGCTTTTGATCCTGCTGGCGGGGTGGTTGTGGATTACCCTGTCCATCCGCGGCCTCAAGTTCGAAATGTCTCCCCTGCCGGAACGCGCCAAGGCCGGCACAGCCTTACTACAGGAAGTGTCCGTTTCAGCGGCCGATAAATTGCCGCGTTTCGGGCTGACGCTGCAGGCGTGGACAAATGCCTTCATCGGACCAGCAGCAAATATCGATCTTCCATCCGGCCGGACCGCCCGGTGGCAGGCGAATTATCCTCTGCCGCGCCGCGGCCGCTACGCCCTCGGCCGGATCATGGTGACTGCTTCTGAGCCGTTCGGCCTGCTGAGCCGTAAGACGATAGCCGGAAACGCCTCAACAGTCATCGTCCACCCGGCAGCGGTACCGATGCCGCCGTTCAGTTTACTGGGGCTGGCCGGATCAGGCCTATCCACCAGGATGCCGGAAGCGCTCTCAGCCTCGGCCTCCAGTATCCGGGAATATACCACCGGCGACTCTTTGCGCCACGTCCACTGGAAAAGCACCGCCCATACCGGCAAATACATGGTGAAAACCTTTGACGCCGACCGTTCCCGACACCGCGCTAAAAACTACTGGATCATTCTGGACATGGCCGCCGCGGTACATTCCGGCGAGGCCGCCGAATCAACCGCCGAGTATGCGGTCACACTCGCCGCGTCCCTGGCCAAGAAATACCTGGACGGCGGCTACCGCTTAGGCCTGGTGACAGCAGCCCCCGAATCATTGGTTCTACCAGCCAGCTCCGGCCAAAAGCACCTGACCGACATTCTGGACAGACTGGCGGTCATTGAGCCGAACAGTTCCATCCCTATCGGCGTGCTGATCGCCCGCCACCAGGGCCTATTCGGATCTGACGCCACAGTCGTGGTCATCACCCCCTCGACGTTCAGCGCCATGACCGAGGGCTACCACCAGCTGACTTCACGCGGCGCCACGGCGGCTTTTTTCCTTATCGACGGCACCGGTTTCGGCGGCGTATCACCCGCGGGGGTCGGCCGTTCCCTGATCCAGCTTGGAGCGCCGGTCTACCTGCTGCGCCGCGCCGAGACCTTCCCGCAGTCCCTGCAACAAGCGGCCCGCGGCACCGGCTGGCACGGGGACAGCCGCTCATGA
- a CDS encoding peptidylprolyl isomerase, whose protein sequence is MNLYRKLLVVVPLLAILTVGGCGDPKPTYATIETNLGSFKIELFTKDAPKTVENFISLTEKGFYNQSADNKIIFHRIMKEFMVQTGDPAGTGAGGPGYTFADELPVKRSYEPGIVAMANRGPDTNGSQFFICTGAQAKNLDQNPAYTQFGIVVEGMDVVRAIASVPVVLTSTGELSKPVDPPYIIRITIEKT, encoded by the coding sequence ATGAACTTATATAGAAAACTGCTGGTCGTGGTGCCTCTGCTGGCGATCCTGACAGTTGGAGGCTGCGGCGACCCCAAACCCACATACGCCACCATCGAGACCAACCTGGGCAGCTTCAAGATAGAACTTTTCACCAAAGACGCGCCCAAGACGGTGGAAAATTTCATCTCCCTGACCGAAAAGGGTTTTTACAACCAGAGCGCGGACAACAAAATCATCTTTCACCGCATCATGAAGGAGTTCATGGTCCAGACCGGCGACCCCGCCGGCACCGGCGCCGGCGGTCCGGGGTACACTTTTGCCGACGAGCTGCCGGTTAAAAGGTCGTACGAACCAGGAATCGTCGCCATGGCCAACCGTGGACCTGACACCAATGGCAGCCAATTTTTCATCTGTACCGGAGCCCAAGCCAAAAACCTGGACCAGAACCCGGCTTATACCCAGTTCGGCATCGTCGTCGAGGGCATGGATGTTGTCCGAGCTATCGCCTCGGTGCCGGTTGTTCTGACCTCGACCGGCGAACTCTCCAAGCCCGTCGATCCGCCCTATATCATCAGGATCACCATCGAAAAAACCTGA
- a CDS encoding DUF502 domain-containing protein, with protein MKRITTWFKASLKKEFLAGLLFLVPLLASVLILMWMFNTIDGILQPVIKLFFGREIVGLGLAGTIVLIWIVGIIWHNVVGRSILKTADQVFSRLPVFSQIYTGAKQVVDSLGGVKRSAFKEVVIVDFPQKGVKSLAFITNDMEDENGKKIYVVYVPGSPNPTSGFLQLLREHQISRPNMSVDCAMRMIISCGMVTPEKCQGVELADGADTDGGTPAPADEGSATAL; from the coding sequence ATGAAAAGAATAACCACCTGGTTCAAGGCCAGTCTTAAAAAGGAATTCCTCGCCGGACTGTTGTTCCTGGTGCCGCTGCTGGCATCGGTCCTGATCCTGATGTGGATGTTCAACACCATCGACGGGATTCTGCAGCCGGTCATCAAGCTGTTCTTCGGCCGGGAGATTGTGGGGCTGGGACTGGCCGGCACCATCGTCCTTATTTGGATCGTGGGGATCATCTGGCACAACGTGGTGGGACGCAGCATACTGAAAACCGCCGACCAGGTTTTTTCCAGGCTGCCCGTATTCTCCCAGATATACACCGGCGCCAAGCAGGTAGTTGACTCGCTGGGCGGCGTCAAACGCAGCGCTTTCAAAGAAGTCGTCATCGTCGACTTCCCCCAGAAAGGGGTGAAGTCGCTGGCCTTCATCACCAACGACATGGAAGACGAAAACGGCAAGAAGATATATGTAGTCTATGTCCCCGGATCTCCCAATCCGACTTCCGGCTTTTTACAGCTGCTGCGGGAGCACCAGATATCCCGCCCGAACATGAGCGTCGACTGCGCCATGAGGATGATCATTTCCTGCGGCATGGTCACGCCTGAAAAATGCCAGGGCGTTGAGTTGGCCGACGGCGCCGATACGGACGGCGGAACACCAGCACCGGCCGATGAGGGGTCGGCTACCGCTTTGTAG
- a CDS encoding SemiSWEET family transporter, translated as MWYLVGAAAAVLTTFGFVPQIIKMRRTRSVKDISLLTLIQFCVGVTIWGVYGWHLKDPVIVAANLVSLIILLSAIAMYFRYRRAALR; from the coding sequence ATGTGGTATCTGGTAGGCGCTGCGGCGGCTGTACTTACGACTTTTGGGTTTGTGCCTCAGATTATTAAAATGAGACGGACCAGATCGGTAAAGGATATCAGCCTGCTGACTCTGATCCAGTTTTGCGTCGGCGTCACGATATGGGGTGTGTACGGCTGGCATTTGAAGGATCCTGTCATCGTCGCGGCGAATCTCGTCAGTCTTATCATTCTGTTGTCGGCCATAGCTATGTATTTTAGATACCGACGGGCGGCCCTGCGCTGA
- a CDS encoding glutaredoxin domain-containing protein — protein MADEIIMYGTTWCPDCVRAKSVFKQLGVTYKWIDIATDAGAAAEVERINKGFKSVPTILFPDGAVLVEPSRVELENKLSQK, from the coding sequence ATGGCTGACGAAATCATCATGTACGGCACCACCTGGTGCCCCGATTGCGTGCGCGCCAAATCAGTCTTCAAACAACTGGGCGTAACCTATAAATGGATTGATATCGCTACCGACGCCGGCGCCGCGGCTGAGGTAGAACGCATCAACAAGGGTTTTAAAAGCGTCCCGACTATCCTCTTCCCGGACGGCGCCGTTCTGGTTGAACCGTCCCGAGTTGAACTCGAAAACAAATTGAGTCAGAAGTAA
- a CDS encoding D-alanine--D-alanine ligase, protein MDKLKISVLFWEERSPDEITHDEVVDQVSEALRGAGHEVSAIGLCDDLRELLDKLDEYRPDLVFNLCERFADNDNFEMNVTAVLEMLGQPFTGTGPQGMAARQDKVLTKKLLQFHGVPYPNYAVFDRHNIEFAGKMHFPLFVKPLRGDTSLGIGEASLVTEYPKLVERIDFIHNQLKEQALVEEYVEGREFYVGVLGNDPPEALPLMELDFSSLPPGTPRVFSRALKDDSDPDHQFINVQVATDLAPETRARIIAAGREAAFALKVRDYARVDIRLPATGTPVVVEVNANPYLERTSAFALAALQSGLGFASLIDRIVETAWRRNEPTPFLEGLQKARAERAQARRALSALIEKCDIKPA, encoded by the coding sequence ATGGATAAGCTGAAAATCAGCGTCCTGTTCTGGGAAGAACGCAGCCCGGACGAAATCACCCATGACGAGGTGGTTGACCAGGTCTCCGAAGCGCTGCGTGGGGCCGGGCACGAGGTCTCGGCCATAGGGCTATGTGACGACCTGCGGGAACTGCTGGACAAGCTGGATGAATACCGTCCGGATCTGGTTTTCAACCTTTGTGAGCGTTTTGCCGACAACGATAATTTCGAGATGAATGTTACGGCAGTGCTTGAGATGCTGGGGCAACCATTTACCGGCACCGGGCCCCAGGGAATGGCTGCGCGGCAGGATAAGGTGTTGACCAAAAAACTGCTGCAGTTTCACGGCGTGCCCTATCCCAATTACGCGGTTTTCGACCGGCATAACATCGAGTTCGCCGGGAAAATGCACTTCCCGCTGTTCGTTAAACCTCTGAGGGGCGATACTTCGCTCGGCATCGGGGAAGCGTCGCTGGTCACCGAGTATCCAAAGCTGGTGGAGCGGATTGATTTCATCCACAACCAACTGAAAGAACAGGCGCTGGTAGAGGAATATGTCGAAGGCCGGGAGTTTTACGTCGGCGTCCTGGGAAACGACCCACCCGAAGCCCTCCCGCTGATGGAACTGGATTTTTCCAGCCTGCCGCCCGGAACGCCCCGCGTCTTCAGCCGTGCCCTGAAAGACGACTCCGACCCGGACCACCAGTTCATCAACGTCCAGGTAGCCACCGATCTGGCACCGGAAACCCGAGCCCGCATCATCGCCGCCGGCCGCGAGGCGGCCTTCGCATTAAAAGTGCGTGACTACGCCCGAGTCGATATCCGGCTGCCTGCCACCGGGACGCCAGTGGTGGTCGAAGTCAACGCCAACCCGTATCTGGAACGCACCAGCGCCTTTGCCCTGGCGGCTTTGCAGTCCGGACTGGGATTCGCCAGCCTGATTGACCGCATCGTCGAGACAGCCTGGCGGCGGAACGAGCCGACGCCTTTCCTGGAAGGCCTTCAAAAAGCGCGGGCGGAGCGGGCGCAGGCGCGCCGGGCGCTTTCCGCTCTGATTGAAAAATGCGATATCAAACCGGCTTGA
- a CDS encoding SRPBCC family protein, with translation MADKTIVQLAVFEAPARRVFEALTDSAQHSAFTGAVASIDARPGGSFSAYDGYISGKFLELEPGARYVQRWRASDWPESVFSTVSVELGEKRGVSTLRFTQQGVPEAFAEEIAQGWHDFYWDRLRLYLEKSPGR, from the coding sequence ATGGCCGATAAAACGATCGTGCAGCTGGCAGTTTTCGAGGCTCCGGCGCGGCGCGTTTTTGAAGCGTTGACGGATTCGGCGCAACATTCGGCTTTCACCGGTGCGGTGGCGTCCATCGACGCCCGGCCCGGCGGCAGCTTCAGCGCCTACGACGGCTACATTAGCGGCAAGTTTCTCGAGCTTGAGCCCGGAGCAAGGTACGTCCAACGGTGGCGGGCTTCTGACTGGCCGGAAAGTGTTTTCTCTACCGTTTCGGTAGAGCTTGGTGAAAAAAGAGGCGTGTCCACTCTAAGGTTCACCCAACAGGGCGTGCCTGAGGCCTTCGCCGAGGAGATTGCCCAAGGCTGGCATGATTTCTACTGGGACCGGCTGCGGCTTTACCTGGAAAAATCTCCCGGACGATAG
- a CDS encoding putative zinc-binding metallopeptidase has translation MTGADQTLLSRRIADLGLKIRGSRLEPLLGRLHAELLEAGVTGFQPEAYFSDEWGCPAGMPVIGIPFYLASSELCRLEGSMTGIEAETDEEIMMYLRHEAGHAFNYAHRLYRYRLWQRLFGDYGEPYREVYPVVPFSPAFVRHIPGWYAQKHPDDDFAETFAVWLTPGAAWREVYSGTPALKKLEYAERVARIYGPRLVRSPAGRLDTPVGELTMTLDSWYRSCGEHRHAPVATHRILDEDLRRAFPDRRGIAASEAVEARHGILVLEINRWTGLERHVATGLLADLTARCQRLNLQIDQSRIEERMTGFAVMAAALAMNFTSRGRFVEKSGRRDRHG, from the coding sequence GTGACCGGGGCTGACCAGACACTGCTTTCCCGCCGCATAGCCGACCTCGGGCTAAAAATCCGCGGCAGCCGGCTGGAACCCTTGCTGGGCCGGCTGCATGCCGAACTCCTGGAAGCAGGCGTCACCGGTTTCCAACCGGAGGCTTATTTTTCCGATGAATGGGGATGCCCCGCCGGGATGCCGGTTATCGGCATCCCTTTTTACCTGGCGAGCAGCGAATTGTGCCGGCTGGAAGGCAGCATGACCGGCATCGAGGCCGAAACCGACGAAGAAATAATGATGTATCTTCGGCACGAGGCCGGGCATGCCTTCAACTACGCCCACCGGCTGTACCGGTACCGCCTCTGGCAGAGGCTTTTCGGCGATTACGGCGAGCCTTACCGCGAAGTTTACCCGGTAGTCCCTTTCAGCCCGGCTTTTGTCCGGCACATCCCCGGCTGGTACGCCCAAAAGCATCCTGACGATGACTTTGCCGAGACTTTCGCCGTGTGGCTGACCCCAGGCGCGGCGTGGCGCGAGGTTTATTCAGGCACCCCGGCGCTTAAAAAGCTGGAATACGCCGAACGGGTGGCGCGGATTTACGGGCCGCGGCTGGTACGATCGCCAGCCGGCAGGCTCGATACCCCGGTCGGCGAATTAACGATGACTCTCGATTCATGGTACCGCAGCTGCGGCGAACACCGGCACGCGCCGGTGGCGACACACCGGATTCTTGACGAGGACCTGCGCCGGGCTTTCCCTGACAGGCGTGGGATCGCGGCATCGGAAGCGGTCGAAGCCAGGCACGGTATTCTGGTGCTTGAAATCAACCGCTGGACCGGCCTGGAACGGCATGTCGCCACCGGCCTGCTGGCCGACCTGACCGCCCGCTGCCAGCGGCTTAACCTCCAGATAGATCAAAGCCGTATCGAAGAGCGGATGACCGGTTTCGCGGTCATGGCGGCAGCCCTGGCGATGAATTTTACCAGCCGGGGCCGGTTCGTTGAAAAAAGCGGCAGGAGAGACAGGCATGGATAA